Proteins encoded in a region of the Corynebacterium genitalium ATCC 33030 genome:
- a CDS encoding ABC transporter family substrate-binding protein produces MKAVRLTTVTLASISLLSSCAANPGPPPIVEETVTTETATTTVQPGPTRSQVQVGVQPLRNGLNPHLIADENSTVQDIAELTLPSAFVDGKMNTDLLVSTSELPAGEGDEDAAMTVRYEISPAAQWSDGSPITGADFAYLWRGMTSTPGTVDPAPYRAVSDVRVSGGGGKIVDVVFDEPVGDWQGMFRNLLPSHLLDSTAADFAAALADSIPASAGRYMVDQVDRGSGIITLNRNDRFWGQSPASIDILTLNSVRSTEQVADRLRAGQLAFVDHVPGETSADAYSLIPGTQVRTERGPRELGLVMSVDSPILNDLAAREELRSLIDVPLIARIASSRSRDVDAAEATPALGREAGELRAAVDKHRPLRIAADPRDDESMPATRALVDILNGEGISAETVAADMTDIAERLPAGEIDAVMSWSFTNSSTAWASKVQCPYTAATEAGDSGAQDSGGDGANGNDAGGAGADRYASGNLSGLCTPDTDRLAEAILAGDISSQQAREQVTAATAIEAVWVPVLRERRIIVLGQGIIGPSPNLEEWDRGLAGADTWKEDTTANEQRTTEPE; encoded by the coding sequence ATGAAAGCAGTTCGCTTGACGACGGTCACGCTCGCGTCGATAAGCCTGCTCTCCTCGTGCGCAGCCAACCCGGGCCCGCCCCCGATCGTCGAAGAGACGGTGACCACGGAGACAGCGACGACGACCGTCCAGCCCGGCCCGACGCGGTCACAAGTCCAGGTCGGGGTGCAGCCGCTGCGCAACGGGCTCAACCCGCACCTCATCGCCGATGAGAATTCGACGGTGCAGGATATTGCTGAGCTCACCCTGCCCAGCGCGTTCGTGGACGGGAAGATGAACACTGATCTGCTCGTCAGCACCAGCGAGCTGCCCGCCGGCGAGGGTGACGAGGACGCGGCAATGACCGTGCGCTACGAAATCAGCCCGGCCGCCCAATGGTCCGACGGCAGTCCCATCACCGGCGCCGACTTCGCCTACCTGTGGCGTGGCATGACCTCCACGCCGGGCACGGTCGACCCGGCCCCGTACCGTGCCGTGAGCGACGTGCGGGTCTCGGGCGGAGGCGGCAAGATCGTCGACGTCGTTTTTGACGAGCCGGTCGGCGATTGGCAGGGAATGTTCCGCAACCTGCTGCCGTCACACCTGCTCGATTCGACCGCAGCCGATTTCGCAGCGGCGCTCGCAGACTCGATCCCAGCTTCGGCCGGCCGCTACATGGTCGACCAAGTCGACCGCGGCAGTGGCATCATCACGCTGAACCGCAATGACAGGTTCTGGGGGCAAAGCCCGGCGAGCATTGACATTCTGACGCTGAATTCGGTGCGCTCCACCGAGCAGGTCGCCGACCGTTTGCGCGCCGGCCAGCTCGCCTTCGTCGATCACGTGCCGGGGGAGACATCGGCCGACGCGTACTCCCTCATCCCCGGAACCCAAGTCCGCACGGAGCGCGGACCACGAGAATTAGGCCTGGTCATGAGCGTCGATTCGCCCATTCTCAATGACCTTGCGGCACGCGAGGAGCTGCGCTCGCTTATCGACGTCCCCCTCATCGCCCGCATCGCCTCCTCCCGCTCCCGCGACGTCGATGCCGCCGAAGCGACTCCGGCGTTGGGTCGAGAAGCGGGAGAGTTGCGCGCGGCCGTCGATAAGCACAGGCCGTTGCGCATCGCCGCCGACCCGCGCGATGACGAGTCGATGCCGGCCACCAGAGCGCTCGTGGACATCCTCAACGGCGAAGGGATCTCCGCGGAGACCGTCGCCGCCGACATGACCGATATTGCGGAGCGACTGCCTGCCGGTGAGATCGATGCGGTGATGAGCTGGTCGTTCACCAACAGCTCGACTGCGTGGGCCAGCAAGGTCCAATGCCCCTACACCGCCGCAACGGAAGCCGGGGACAGCGGCGCCCAGGACAGTGGCGGCGATGGGGCCAACGGCAACGACGCAGGCGGTGCGGGCGCTGACCGCTACGCCTCCGGCAACCTGAGCGGATTATGCACCCCGGACACGGACCGACTAGCCGAGGCAATTCTCGCCGGCGACATCTCCAGCCAACAAGCCCGCGAACAGGTCACCGCCGCTACCGCAATCGAAGCCGTGTGGGTGCCGGTACTGCGCGAGCGCCGGATCATCGTCCTGGGGCAAGGCATCATTGGCCCGTCGCCGAACTTGGAAGAATGGGACCGTGGCCTTGCCGGGGCCGACACATGGAAAGAGGACACAACTGCCAATGAGCAACGCACCACAGAACCCGAGTAA
- the typA gene encoding translational GTPase TypA, translated as MSHPEFRNVAIVAHVDHGKTTLVNGMLEQSGVFGDHGEVADRVMDSGDLESERGITILAKNTSIRRKGAGKDGRDLVINVIDTPGHADFGGEVERGLSMVDGVVLLIDASEGPLPQTRFVLGKALEAKKPVIICVNKTDRPDARIDEVVDEAQDLLLELGASLEDPDAAEAAENLLELPVLYASGRAGRASFNNPGNGGLPDNDDLQPLFDVIYDVLPEPSADIDAPFQAQVTNLDSSSFLGRIALIRVYRGSVKKGDNVAWVHYDSDGNEHVKNVKIAELLVTEGLERVPAQGEVVAGDIAAVSGIDEIMIGDTLCDPEHVEARERIKIDDPAISMTIGVNTSPMAGRGGGDKLTARMVKARLDQELIGNVSIKVLPTDRPDAWEVQGRGEMALTVLIETMRREGFELTVGKPQVVTKEIDGKTYEPYDHMVIDTPSEHQGAVTQLMANRKGQMTAMGNSGAGDWVRMEFDVPSRGLIGFRTTFLTETRGAGIANSYSIEHRPWAGEIKGRPTGSLVADRSGQVTAYALTQLADRGDFFVEPGAETYEGMVVGANSRDEDMDINITKEKKLTNMRSATADATVTLAKARTLSLDEAIEFCDDDECVEVTPEVMRVRKVILNSTERGRARSRAKQMNK; from the coding sequence GTGTCGCACCCCGAATTCCGCAACGTCGCTATCGTCGCGCACGTTGACCACGGCAAGACCACCCTCGTCAACGGCATGCTGGAGCAGTCCGGCGTGTTCGGTGACCACGGCGAGGTCGCGGACCGCGTCATGGACTCCGGCGATCTCGAGTCCGAGCGCGGCATCACCATTCTGGCGAAGAACACATCCATCCGCCGCAAAGGCGCGGGCAAGGATGGCCGCGATCTAGTTATCAACGTCATTGACACGCCGGGCCACGCGGACTTCGGCGGCGAGGTGGAGCGCGGCCTGTCCATGGTCGACGGTGTTGTTCTGCTTATCGACGCCTCCGAAGGACCCCTCCCGCAAACCCGCTTCGTCCTGGGCAAAGCGCTCGAGGCGAAAAAACCCGTGATCATCTGCGTGAACAAGACCGACCGCCCGGACGCGCGTATCGACGAAGTCGTCGACGAGGCCCAGGACCTGCTCCTCGAGCTCGGCGCGTCATTGGAGGATCCGGATGCGGCTGAAGCCGCAGAGAACCTGCTCGAGCTGCCGGTGCTCTACGCCTCCGGCCGCGCCGGCCGTGCCTCCTTCAACAACCCGGGTAACGGCGGCCTGCCGGACAACGACGACCTGCAGCCGCTTTTCGACGTCATCTACGACGTCCTCCCCGAACCCTCCGCCGACATCGATGCCCCGTTCCAGGCGCAGGTCACCAACCTAGACTCCTCGTCCTTCCTGGGCCGTATCGCGTTGATCCGCGTGTACCGCGGCAGCGTGAAGAAAGGCGACAACGTCGCCTGGGTCCACTACGACTCTGACGGCAACGAGCACGTCAAGAACGTCAAGATCGCCGAACTGCTGGTCACCGAAGGTCTTGAGCGTGTTCCGGCCCAGGGCGAGGTCGTCGCCGGCGACATCGCCGCGGTGTCCGGCATCGACGAGATCATGATCGGCGACACCCTGTGCGACCCGGAGCACGTCGAGGCCCGCGAGCGCATCAAAATCGACGATCCCGCAATCTCCATGACCATCGGCGTGAACACCTCCCCGATGGCCGGCCGCGGCGGTGGCGACAAGCTCACCGCCCGCATGGTCAAGGCGCGCCTGGACCAGGAGCTGATTGGTAACGTCTCCATCAAGGTGCTGCCGACCGACCGCCCCGACGCGTGGGAGGTCCAGGGCCGCGGCGAAATGGCCCTGACCGTTCTGATCGAGACGATGCGCCGCGAAGGCTTCGAGCTGACCGTGGGCAAGCCGCAGGTGGTCACCAAGGAGATCGACGGCAAGACCTATGAGCCCTACGACCACATGGTCATTGACACTCCGTCCGAGCACCAGGGTGCTGTCACCCAGCTCATGGCCAACCGCAAGGGCCAGATGACCGCCATGGGCAACTCTGGCGCCGGTGACTGGGTCCGCATGGAGTTCGACGTCCCGTCCCGCGGCCTGATTGGCTTCCGCACGACGTTCCTCACCGAGACCCGCGGCGCTGGTATTGCCAACAGCTACTCCATCGAGCACCGCCCGTGGGCAGGGGAGATCAAGGGCCGCCCGACTGGCTCGCTCGTTGCCGACCGTTCCGGCCAGGTCACCGCCTACGCGTTGACGCAGCTGGCAGACCGTGGCGATTTCTTCGTCGAGCCCGGCGCGGAAACCTACGAGGGCATGGTCGTCGGCGCGAACAGCCGCGACGAGGACATGGACATCAACATCACCAAGGAGAAGAAGCTGACCAACATGCGTTCTGCCACCGCAGACGCAACGGTCACGCTGGCCAAGGCCAGGACCCTCTCCCTGGATGAGGCCATCGAGTTCTGCGACGACGACGAGTGCGTCGAGGTCACGCCCGAGGTCATGCGCGTGCGCAAGGTGATCCTCAATTCCACCGAGCGCGGCCGTGCACGTTCTCGTGCCAAGCAGATGAACAAGTAG
- a CDS encoding DUF402 domain-containing protein: MTGTGPQVTPGAADSAVDLHPVKQETFDTMSKTNTDPKGYLRDVDTFTVTDFGLYMARGANHPKFGYLESWLLPELNLRANIFHFREGVDVEQDFYFDIAAIDHEGEVWRTRDLYVDLVAIQGEAIDVLDIDELAAATSAGLISAAEAEKAIDATLNAVEGITRHDDDAMEWLRAQGIELTWAEEVELAPVG, from the coding sequence ATGACTGGCACAGGCCCCCAGGTAACCCCGGGCGCGGCAGATTCTGCCGTGGATCTCCACCCCGTCAAGCAGGAGACCTTCGACACGATGTCGAAGACGAACACGGACCCGAAGGGGTACCTGCGCGACGTGGACACGTTCACGGTGACGGATTTCGGCCTGTACATGGCCCGTGGGGCCAACCACCCGAAGTTCGGTTACCTGGAGAGCTGGTTGCTGCCGGAACTCAACTTGCGCGCCAACATCTTCCACTTCCGCGAGGGCGTGGATGTGGAGCAGGACTTCTACTTCGACATCGCCGCCATTGATCACGAGGGCGAAGTGTGGCGCACACGCGACTTGTACGTCGACCTCGTGGCCATCCAGGGCGAGGCGATCGACGTGCTCGACATCGACGAGCTTGCCGCGGCCACCTCAGCAGGCCTGATCAGCGCCGCGGAAGCGGAGAAGGCGATCGATGCCACGCTCAACGCTGTCGAGGGCATCACCCGACACGACGACGACGCGATGGAATGGCTCCGCGCCCAGGGCATCGAACTGACATGGGCTGAGGAAGTGGAGTTGGCGCCGGTGGGTTAG
- a CDS encoding DUF2218 domain-containing protein, protein MSETVTSTARVRLSSPGRCGKRLAAHFAQTIDATWDSDGSKGLFKFPDATCDVIGTDGVLMFSVEGPRDGVEEAERQVATRLIHIANEDDVVVEWLRGGETVARFSRDSA, encoded by the coding sequence ATGTCTGAAACGGTCACATCGACAGCCCGGGTGCGTTTGTCCAGCCCAGGGCGGTGCGGCAAGCGGCTGGCCGCCCACTTCGCTCAGACCATTGACGCGACGTGGGACAGCGACGGTTCCAAAGGCTTGTTCAAATTCCCGGACGCCACGTGCGATGTCATCGGCACCGACGGCGTGCTCATGTTCAGCGTCGAGGGTCCCCGTGACGGCGTTGAGGAGGCCGAACGTCAGGTAGCCACACGCTTGATCCACATCGCGAACGAAGACGATGTCGTCGTCGAGTGGCTACGCGGGGGAGAGACCGTCGCACGTTTCTCGCGCGACAGCGCCTAA
- a CDS encoding DUF808 domain-containing protein, with protein MAGGLLALLDDVALIARTAASSMDDVAAMTAKTSAKAAGVVIDDAAVTPQYVTGVTPARELPMIWRITKGSLRNKLLIILPIALLLNAVAPWALVPILMIGGSYLCFEGAEKIVDKLLHDEDEAAERAVNRDAESEDSLVQRAVTTDLILSAEIMIIALDEVADQPLWMEFLVLVAVAIFITIAVYGAVALLVKVDDIGLGMVERGNTPKLGTALVKGMPYVLKAIGVVGTVAMLWVGGHLIIRGFDEVFGWHWPHDILARGVEAVGGGFVGWLVDTAGSLVMGLIVGFAVLAVVELVRKMLGKSHQAG; from the coding sequence ATGGCCGGTGGTTTGCTCGCACTGCTTGACGACGTCGCCCTGATCGCCCGCACCGCCGCATCCAGCATGGATGACGTGGCTGCCATGACGGCGAAAACGTCCGCTAAAGCTGCAGGTGTTGTAATCGACGATGCTGCAGTGACGCCGCAATATGTCACGGGGGTGACGCCGGCGCGCGAGTTGCCGATGATCTGGCGGATCACAAAGGGTTCGCTGCGCAACAAGCTGCTCATCATTCTGCCGATCGCGCTACTGCTCAACGCCGTCGCTCCGTGGGCTTTGGTGCCCATCCTCATGATTGGTGGTTCCTATCTGTGCTTTGAGGGTGCGGAGAAGATCGTCGATAAGCTTCTGCACGACGAGGATGAAGCAGCAGAGCGCGCCGTCAACCGCGATGCTGAAAGCGAAGACTCGCTGGTCCAGCGCGCTGTGACGACAGACCTAATTCTGTCTGCGGAGATCATGATCATCGCGCTCGACGAAGTCGCTGACCAGCCGCTGTGGATGGAATTCCTCGTGCTGGTGGCCGTGGCCATCTTCATCACGATCGCGGTCTACGGTGCGGTGGCGCTGCTGGTGAAAGTCGACGACATCGGTCTGGGCATGGTTGAGCGCGGCAATACGCCAAAGCTGGGCACTGCCCTGGTCAAGGGCATGCCGTACGTGCTCAAGGCGATCGGTGTGGTGGGCACGGTAGCCATGCTGTGGGTCGGCGGACACCTGATCATTCGTGGTTTCGACGAAGTCTTTGGCTGGCACTGGCCGCACGACATTCTCGCCCGCGGTGTGGAAGCAGTCGGCGGCGGCTTCGTCGGCTGGCTTGTGGATACTGCTGGGTCGCTGGTGATGGGTCTCATCGTCGGCTTCGCCGTCCTGGCTGTTGTGGAGCTGGTTCGAAAGATGCTGGGCAAGTCCCACCAAGCTGGATGA
- a CDS encoding DUF4185 domain-containing protein: MRSTSSAVLAGLAAVSLISPAVADAQSSSSSSSSSSSPSDFSSGLFGTPLEKPAAKPGNNPWSRVSEGLDVTMVGDLLGTHQNDIGAGALDLGIMAPLGIGEEFAIVFGDSFTGRGFGQGEWLSPIGAVAEMDGNGRITLKRPLNSGDSVRQLINYRHDNNLTLIPSDVININGVLYMQGMWNAGLGNIVETQIWKSTDNGRTWTSVGTTSPRYMRGLGNMISWEMGPDGFIYVVSSDFRRQDSVYLSRFREQDIGNRESWEIHDPATGTWGSKMGKPMLSKNMKAGEMSLRYIDGHWVLAMFNAQTRSIEVRVSETIARNWDEIAPARPVVAGDGNWRHRQDENNFTQLYGGYIVPGSTLDNMDLVVSQWNTSNNSRYMSTQFNVKGLDKFFGIAPSDAPAEVDRGAVGDQTVLDVNESDITQDALDRLDKEQAMEEATDVTLVPLN, from the coding sequence CTGCGTTCAACGTCTTCCGCCGTGCTCGCTGGACTTGCCGCTGTATCCCTGATCAGCCCTGCGGTAGCGGACGCACAGAGCTCGTCTTCTTCCTCGAGCTCGTCGAGTTCGCCGAGTGACTTCAGCTCCGGGCTCTTCGGCACGCCGTTGGAGAAGCCAGCGGCAAAGCCCGGAAACAACCCCTGGAGCCGGGTCAGCGAAGGCCTCGACGTCACGATGGTCGGTGACTTGCTGGGCACTCACCAAAACGACATTGGTGCCGGTGCGTTGGATCTGGGAATCATGGCGCCGCTGGGTATCGGGGAGGAATTCGCCATCGTCTTCGGCGACTCGTTCACCGGCCGCGGTTTTGGCCAGGGCGAGTGGCTCAGCCCCATCGGTGCAGTCGCTGAGATGGACGGGAACGGCCGGATCACTTTGAAGCGCCCGCTGAACAGTGGTGATTCTGTAAGACAGCTCATTAACTACCGTCACGACAACAACTTGACGTTGATTCCGTCTGATGTGATCAACATCAACGGGGTCTTGTACATGCAGGGCATGTGGAACGCGGGCCTGGGCAACATCGTGGAGACCCAGATCTGGAAGTCCACTGACAACGGCCGCACGTGGACGTCGGTGGGCACGACAAGCCCGCGCTATATGAGGGGTCTGGGCAACATGATCAGCTGGGAGATGGGGCCGGATGGTTTCATCTACGTGGTGTCGTCCGATTTCCGTCGCCAAGACTCGGTGTATTTGTCCCGGTTCCGCGAGCAGGACATTGGCAACCGCGAAAGCTGGGAGATTCACGATCCCGCCACCGGCACGTGGGGTTCGAAGATGGGCAAGCCGATGCTCTCCAAGAACATGAAGGCCGGTGAGATGTCGTTGCGCTACATCGACGGCCACTGGGTGCTCGCAATGTTCAACGCTCAAACCCGCTCCATCGAGGTGCGCGTGTCCGAGACCATCGCGCGCAACTGGGACGAGATTGCGCCGGCCCGCCCCGTCGTCGCTGGCGACGGCAATTGGCGCCACCGCCAGGACGAGAACAACTTCACCCAGCTCTACGGCGGTTACATTGTTCCGGGTTCGACTCTGGACAATATGGACTTGGTTGTCTCGCAGTGGAACACGTCCAACAATTCCCGCTACATGTCCACCCAGTTCAACGTGAAGGGCCTGGACAAGTTCTTCGGCATCGCCCCGTCGGATGCCCCAGCCGAGGTCGACCGCGGTGCGGTGGGCGACCAGACCGTCCTCGACGTCAACGAGTCGGACATCACGCAGGACGCCTTGGACCGCCTGGACAAGGAGCAGGCGATGGAGGAAGCTACCGACGTCACACTCGTGCCGCTGAACTAA
- a CDS encoding DUF4298 domain-containing protein encodes MDLPERIPLNDARLARITRTNATLENLPEQLEEAWGELAPLIEYYETGWSGDMQNYPDAQFGVLSEDGVWNEMGRFYQAVKEIAAVSARIVREYQNGGESSGEG; translated from the coding sequence ATGGATCTCCCCGAACGCATCCCGCTTAACGACGCTCGACTAGCCCGCATCACCCGCACCAACGCCACCCTCGAGAACCTGCCCGAGCAGCTTGAGGAGGCCTGGGGTGAGCTGGCGCCGTTGATCGAGTACTACGAAACCGGCTGGAGCGGCGACATGCAGAACTACCCCGACGCGCAGTTCGGCGTCCTGTCCGAAGACGGCGTGTGGAACGAGATGGGGCGTTTCTACCAGGCAGTGAAAGAGATCGCCGCCGTCTCCGCGCGCATTGTGCGGGAATACCAAAACGGCGGCGAGTCTAGCGGAGAGGGTTAG
- a CDS encoding cupin domain-containing protein, translating into MADQGPNPYVVDIEKATVDNEAFRDTLWTGKKLQLTVMTIPPGGEIGAEIHDDHDQFLRLEAGELRAMIGASETDLEVDQVVGADWAAFVPAGKWHNFTNEGSEPAKLYSIYAPPEHDHGTRHETKADADNDPQETDGV; encoded by the coding sequence ATGGCTGATCAAGGACCCAACCCGTACGTCGTTGACATTGAGAAGGCGACGGTGGATAACGAGGCCTTCCGCGACACGCTGTGGACCGGCAAGAAGCTCCAGCTGACCGTGATGACTATCCCGCCGGGCGGCGAGATCGGCGCGGAAATTCACGACGACCACGACCAGTTCCTGCGCCTCGAGGCTGGCGAGCTGCGCGCGATGATCGGCGCGTCCGAGACCGACCTCGAGGTCGACCAGGTTGTCGGCGCTGACTGGGCGGCGTTCGTTCCGGCTGGCAAGTGGCACAACTTCACCAACGAGGGCTCGGAGCCCGCGAAGCTGTACTCCATCTACGCGCCGCCGGAGCACGACCACGGCACGCGCCACGAGACGAAGGCTGACGCGGACAACGACCCGCAGGAGACTGACGGCGTTTAA
- a CDS encoding SCO1664 family protein: protein MSDHTLQPPFTRELELLTHGELGFVGQVAGSSNMTFVFDITAGGDQDDSEYAWAVFKPEAGEQYLHDFSPALWRRERAAFLLSEHLGWHLVPPTVVRDIEGLGIGSLQLYIDNDGSHYFPLYETREDLHDQFRRMAVFDVLTNNTDRKSGHVLLGEGPSGPEHVWGIDQGLCFHQDPKLRTVIWDFAGEFIDSALIEAVSPLIHDVPADIAELLEPAEVEALQERALRLAGLPMFPAPRHQYQFPWPLV from the coding sequence TTGTCTGACCACACGCTTCAGCCGCCGTTCACGCGGGAGCTCGAGCTGCTTACCCACGGTGAACTAGGTTTCGTGGGGCAGGTGGCTGGGTCGTCGAACATGACCTTCGTCTTCGACATCACCGCTGGCGGCGACCAGGATGACAGTGAGTACGCATGGGCTGTATTCAAGCCAGAAGCAGGGGAGCAGTACCTGCACGACTTCTCGCCCGCTTTATGGCGGAGGGAGCGCGCGGCGTTCCTGCTCAGCGAACACCTTGGATGGCACCTCGTCCCGCCGACTGTCGTGCGCGACATCGAGGGGCTAGGGATCGGTTCGCTGCAGCTGTACATCGACAATGACGGCTCCCACTACTTCCCGCTCTACGAAACGCGCGAGGACCTGCACGACCAGTTTCGCCGCATGGCCGTCTTCGACGTGCTGACCAATAACACCGACCGGAAGTCCGGCCATGTGCTGCTCGGGGAGGGGCCGTCCGGGCCCGAACACGTGTGGGGTATCGATCAAGGCCTGTGCTTTCACCAGGACCCCAAATTGCGTACCGTGATCTGGGACTTCGCAGGCGAGTTCATCGACTCGGCGCTCATCGAGGCCGTTTCGCCGCTCATTCATGACGTTCCGGCCGACATCGCCGAGCTGCTCGAGCCCGCAGAGGTCGAGGCACTGCAGGAACGCGCCCTACGTCTTGCGGGGCTGCCCATGTTCCCGGCTCCGCGCCACCAGTACCAGTTCCCGTGGCCGTTGGTGTAG
- a CDS encoding histidine phosphatase family protein — MTTTRVLLIRHGQTPTTGVVLPGRAAGLHLSETGRQQAERVAVQLKERFSLIDAIFTSPLERTRETAEPTARVFGLEPVVDDAFIECDFGDWTGQKLTDLSKLPEWQTVQKTPSQFRFPGGESFVEMQDRVVAGIERAAAQFPGGVVACFSHADPIKAAITHYRGVNLDEFQKAKADPASVTVIEFAEGVGRVV; from the coding sequence ATGACAACTACGCGCGTTCTCCTCATCCGCCACGGTCAAACCCCTACCACCGGTGTCGTTCTGCCTGGTCGGGCGGCGGGCTTGCACCTTTCGGAGACGGGCCGCCAGCAAGCGGAACGTGTCGCTGTGCAGCTCAAGGAACGCTTTTCGCTTATCGACGCCATCTTCACCTCCCCCTTAGAACGTACCCGCGAAACCGCGGAGCCGACCGCCCGCGTTTTCGGGCTGGAGCCGGTCGTTGACGACGCATTCATTGAATGCGATTTCGGCGACTGGACGGGACAGAAGTTGACCGACTTGAGCAAGTTGCCAGAGTGGCAAACCGTGCAGAAGACTCCTAGCCAGTTCCGGTTCCCCGGCGGGGAAAGCTTTGTGGAGATGCAGGACCGAGTCGTCGCCGGAATCGAGCGCGCAGCTGCTCAATTCCCGGGCGGCGTTGTCGCGTGCTTCAGCCATGCAGATCCCATCAAGGCGGCCATTACCCACTACCGCGGTGTGAACCTGGACGAATTCCAGAAAGCGAAAGCAGATCCGGCGTCCGTGACCGTCATTGAGTTCGCCGAAGGAGTGGGCCGCGTTGTCTGA
- a CDS encoding magnesium chelatase, with protein MTSAPNISTLGELRESGNYPYRTIREELRDNLLAALAAGDNPWEGLHGLENTVIPQVERAIIAGHDIVLLGERGQGKTRLLRTLPSLLDEWTPVLTNSELREHPLHPITDASRALVSENGDATPISWLHRDERYSEKLATPDTSVADLIGDVDPMRVAEGRRLGDPETIHYGLIPRSNRGIVAINELPDLAERIQVAMLNVMEEADIQIRGYMLRLPLDVLVVASANPEDYTNRGRIITPLKDRFGAEIRTHYPLELAAEMAVIEQEADLTAEIPPVLLEVLARFTRALRESPAVNQRAGVSARFAIAGAETVAASARHRAAVSGEDPVARLVDLEAAVDVMGGKVEFEPGEEGREWELLEYILRTAIAGAVRRSVREIDFAPLIAALDGTRTISTGEHVTAAQFLAGLPDLDGATLYDDLTAAFAPENGAGSDGHRAAAIELGIESLYLSRKISKDSGEGETIYG; from the coding sequence ATGACTTCAGCTCCGAATATCTCGACCCTCGGTGAACTGCGCGAAAGCGGGAATTACCCGTACCGGACAATCCGTGAAGAGCTGCGAGACAATCTTCTCGCAGCGCTGGCGGCAGGCGACAACCCGTGGGAGGGGCTGCACGGCCTGGAGAACACGGTCATTCCGCAAGTCGAGCGCGCGATCATTGCCGGCCACGACATCGTGCTGCTCGGCGAGCGCGGCCAGGGCAAGACACGTCTGCTGCGCACGTTGCCATCGCTTCTCGACGAATGGACCCCTGTCCTCACCAACTCCGAACTGCGCGAACACCCGCTGCACCCGATCACCGACGCTTCCCGGGCGCTGGTGTCTGAGAACGGCGACGCGACCCCGATCTCGTGGCTGCACCGCGACGAACGCTACTCCGAGAAGCTCGCCACCCCAGACACATCGGTGGCGGATCTGATCGGCGATGTGGACCCGATGCGTGTGGCCGAAGGCCGCAGGCTCGGTGACCCGGAGACCATCCACTACGGGCTCATCCCCCGCTCCAACCGTGGCATTGTGGCCATCAACGAGCTTCCTGACCTGGCTGAACGCATTCAGGTAGCCATGCTCAACGTCATGGAGGAAGCAGATATTCAAATCCGCGGGTACATGCTGCGCCTGCCCCTCGATGTGCTGGTCGTGGCGAGTGCTAACCCGGAGGATTACACGAACCGCGGACGCATCATCACCCCGCTCAAGGACCGCTTCGGCGCGGAGATCCGCACCCACTACCCGCTCGAGCTGGCCGCGGAAATGGCAGTCATCGAGCAGGAAGCGGATCTCACAGCCGAGATCCCGCCTGTGCTGCTCGAGGTCCTCGCACGGTTTACCCGCGCGCTGCGCGAATCCCCCGCCGTGAACCAGCGTGCAGGTGTTTCCGCACGCTTTGCCATTGCTGGCGCGGAAACGGTCGCCGCATCAGCTCGCCACCGCGCCGCTGTGTCAGGCGAGGACCCCGTTGCCCGCCTGGTGGACCTTGAAGCCGCCGTCGACGTGATGGGCGGCAAGGTCGAGTTCGAACCCGGCGAGGAAGGACGCGAATGGGAGTTGCTGGAGTACATCCTGCGCACCGCCATCGCCGGGGCCGTGCGTCGGTCGGTGCGCGAAATCGACTTCGCTCCGCTCATTGCCGCGCTGGACGGCACCCGGACAATCTCCACGGGTGAGCACGTCACTGCTGCTCAGTTCCTCGCCGGCCTGCCGGACCTTGACGGCGCAACGCTGTACGACGATTTGACCGCCGCCTTCGCACCCGAGAACGGCGCTGGTTCGGACGGCCACCGTGCCGCAGCCATTGAGCTCGGCATCGAATCCCTCTACTTGTCCCGGAAGATCTCGAAAGACTCTGGAGAAGGCGAAACAATCTATGGCTAG